One Actinospica robiniae DSM 44927 genomic region harbors:
- a CDS encoding M20 metallopeptidase family protein, with protein MADDELHAALDRAAADVAARVIGWRRHLHQHPELPNREVETAALIARELESLGLDEVRTGIAGHGVVGVLRGGAHGPGAAAGRVVALRADIDALPVRDLCGQDFASHVIDLDYPGGPFPVSHACGHDAHTAMLLGAATVLAGARDRLSGTVLFVFQPAEEGPPVAEQGGARAMLAEGALAEPRPTMVFGLHVAPLPKGVLGYRVGDQFGASCLVRILITGVQAHGSAPWQGVDPMPAAGAILTGIGQIYRQLSAFDPVTVSIGHVEDAGRFNVIGETVTLWGTIRCAAEPDMAEAQRRLRTLAQHSAEAYHCTAAVEYLQDVPAVHNSAQWVRAALPTFCRVVGEEKVVPTPATLGYDDVSEFINRFGGLCVMLGVQDLEFGSDGTPVPTTGGRGVAYNHDPAFYVDEDTLVAGVRLHAHVAADHLAGTLVEES; from the coding sequence ATGGCCGACGACGAGCTGCACGCCGCGCTGGACCGGGCCGCCGCGGACGTCGCCGCCCGGGTCATCGGCTGGCGCCGGCACCTGCATCAGCACCCGGAGCTGCCCAACCGCGAGGTCGAGACTGCCGCGCTCATCGCCCGCGAACTCGAATCCCTCGGCCTCGACGAGGTGCGCACCGGCATCGCCGGCCACGGAGTCGTCGGCGTGCTGCGCGGCGGCGCCCACGGCCCGGGCGCGGCCGCCGGCCGGGTGGTGGCGCTGCGGGCGGACATCGACGCGCTGCCGGTGCGGGACCTGTGCGGGCAGGACTTCGCCTCGCACGTCATCGACCTCGACTATCCCGGCGGCCCGTTCCCGGTCTCGCACGCCTGCGGCCACGACGCCCACACCGCGATGCTGCTCGGCGCGGCGACCGTGCTCGCCGGGGCGCGCGACCGGCTCTCCGGCACGGTGCTGTTCGTCTTCCAGCCGGCCGAGGAGGGGCCGCCGGTGGCCGAGCAGGGCGGTGCCCGTGCGATGCTCGCCGAAGGCGCCCTGGCCGAGCCGCGGCCGACGATGGTGTTCGGGCTGCACGTGGCCCCGCTGCCCAAGGGCGTGCTCGGCTACCGGGTGGGCGACCAGTTCGGCGCCTCCTGCCTCGTCAGGATCCTGATCACCGGCGTGCAGGCGCACGGCTCGGCCCCGTGGCAGGGCGTGGACCCGATGCCCGCCGCCGGCGCGATCCTCACCGGCATCGGCCAGATCTACCGGCAGCTGAGCGCCTTCGACCCGGTGACGGTCAGCATCGGGCACGTCGAGGACGCGGGCCGGTTCAACGTCATCGGGGAGACGGTCACGCTCTGGGGCACGATCCGCTGCGCGGCCGAGCCCGACATGGCCGAGGCGCAGCGGCGTCTGCGGACCCTGGCACAGCACAGCGCGGAGGCCTACCACTGCACGGCCGCGGTCGAGTACCTGCAGGACGTCCCGGCCGTGCACAACAGCGCGCAGTGGGTGCGGGCCGCGCTGCCCACCTTCTGCCGCGTCGTCGGCGAGGAGAAGGTCGTGCCCACCCCGGCGACCCTCGGCTACGACGACGTATCAGAGTTCATCAACCGCTTCGGCGGGCTCTGCGTCATGCTCGGCGTGCAAGACCTCGAATTCGGCTCGGACGGTACGCCGGTGCCCACGACCGGCGGCCGAGGCGTGGCGTACAACCACGATCCGGCTTTCTACGTGGACGAAGACACCCTCGTCGCCGGCGTCCGTCTGCACGCGCACGTCGCGGCCGACCACCTGGCCGGCACGCTGGTCGAAGAGAGCTGA
- a CDS encoding GNAT family N-acetyltransferase, whose translation MSESAAKHVTLRPIEAADWPAVHEWASLPETCRFQPWGPNTEDETRAFVAAAAATGDARPQTRYSYLALTDGRVIGAGEVKVRNAEHRHGEISYILHPSVWRQGYGTALARALLGVGFDELGFHRMMATCDPRNLGSAGVLTNAGLVYEGRMREALLLDSGWRDSSFYSILESEWTAR comes from the coding sequence ATGAGCGAGTCAGCGGCCAAGCACGTCACGCTGCGGCCGATCGAGGCGGCGGACTGGCCGGCCGTGCACGAGTGGGCGAGCCTGCCGGAGACGTGCCGCTTCCAGCCGTGGGGGCCGAACACCGAGGACGAGACGCGCGCCTTCGTCGCCGCGGCGGCTGCCACTGGGGATGCCAGGCCTCAGACGCGCTACTCCTACCTCGCGCTGACCGACGGCCGGGTGATCGGGGCGGGCGAGGTCAAAGTGCGCAACGCGGAGCACCGCCACGGCGAGATCAGTTACATCCTGCACCCCTCCGTCTGGCGGCAGGGCTACGGGACGGCGCTGGCTCGGGCGCTGCTCGGGGTCGGCTTCGACGAACTCGGGTTCCACCGGATGATGGCGACCTGCGACCCGCGCAACCTCGGATCGGCCGGCGTGCTCACCAACGCAGGACTCGTCTACGAGGGACGGATGCGCGAGGCGCTGCTGCTCGACTCCGGTTGGCGCGACTCGTCGTTCTACAGCATCCTCGAGTCCGAGTGGACGGCGCGATGA
- a CDS encoding glycoside hydrolase family 9 protein, with protein MTESDRIPADLSRRSILRRSAAVAAGGAAVAALSPATSAFASSAGAADSDTAKLGALQVFTNNIGYEASSLKRFVIGAGARPATSSSALAYQIYDTASGKAVFSGKAAFSGPVEQWADENSPAVPAYYWSGDFSKLTKAGQYVIVIPDAAGAPGISGVSIPFLIETDLYEQHALSHVIHYFKGSRSSGQFDKADAHLPIGAADGTDFVDVSGGWYDAAGDFGIHFSQVFQGPAAPFLITTSVPLTAWALFASYEALNGRKDTNFTQLCNWTLDEAMFGADFLVRMKAPDGSFYFSIRQNETNRLQQPEAPAQRWLAAKQTDTGWDPTQVSFRMGGGTAIAALAAASKYKVSGAFTNAQYLAAAEDAFAYLQANNVELNGGLPDNILDDCEALIAATELTKATKKAEYRTVAKARAKSLAARLASGDGHKNYWNADGAGRPFFHPSNAGLPVVSLLNYLKVASSAERTTLLDAVRKSLAFELATTKEVANPFGYARQLVQLSDGTRFTTFFYPQDVSPSTQAGGWFQGENARIASLAAAARLAATFFPDDAFAVQLQSYADDQLNWICGLNPYASCMLNGSGSNNPAYYDALGTWQFLPQAGGINNGICGKTTEGLGIMYEPGYRADGFEKDWAEDWRRMEQWLPHSTWFLYAAALGGAA; from the coding sequence ATGACCGAGTCGGACCGGATCCCTGCTGACCTCTCCCGTCGAAGCATCCTGCGGCGCTCCGCGGCCGTGGCCGCCGGCGGCGCGGCGGTGGCCGCGCTCTCCCCCGCCACCTCGGCGTTCGCCAGCTCGGCGGGGGCGGCGGACAGCGATACCGCCAAGCTGGGGGCGCTGCAGGTGTTCACGAACAACATCGGCTACGAGGCGAGCAGCCTCAAGCGGTTCGTGATCGGCGCCGGCGCGCGGCCTGCCACGTCCTCATCCGCCCTGGCCTACCAGATCTACGACACCGCGAGCGGCAAAGCCGTCTTCAGCGGCAAGGCCGCCTTCTCCGGCCCGGTCGAGCAGTGGGCCGACGAGAACTCCCCCGCCGTGCCCGCGTACTACTGGTCCGGCGACTTCTCGAAGCTCACGAAGGCGGGCCAGTACGTCATCGTCATCCCCGACGCGGCCGGCGCCCCGGGCATTTCCGGCGTCTCGATTCCGTTCTTGATCGAAACGGACCTCTACGAGCAGCACGCGCTCTCGCACGTCATCCACTACTTCAAGGGTTCGCGCAGCTCGGGCCAGTTCGACAAGGCCGACGCGCATCTGCCCATCGGGGCCGCGGACGGCACCGACTTTGTCGACGTCTCCGGCGGCTGGTACGACGCCGCGGGCGACTTCGGCATCCACTTCAGCCAGGTCTTCCAGGGACCGGCCGCGCCCTTCCTCATCACCACCTCGGTGCCGCTCACCGCCTGGGCGCTGTTCGCGTCCTACGAGGCGCTGAACGGCCGCAAGGACACCAACTTCACCCAGCTGTGCAACTGGACGCTCGACGAGGCGATGTTCGGCGCCGACTTCCTGGTCCGGATGAAGGCGCCGGACGGCTCCTTCTACTTCTCGATCCGGCAGAACGAGACCAACCGGCTGCAGCAGCCCGAAGCCCCGGCGCAGCGGTGGCTCGCCGCCAAGCAGACCGACACCGGCTGGGACCCCACGCAGGTGAGCTTCCGGATGGGCGGCGGCACCGCGATCGCCGCCCTCGCCGCCGCGAGCAAGTACAAGGTCTCCGGCGCCTTCACGAACGCGCAGTACCTGGCGGCTGCCGAGGACGCCTTCGCCTACCTGCAGGCCAACAACGTCGAGCTCAACGGCGGCCTGCCGGACAACATCCTCGACGACTGCGAAGCCCTGATCGCCGCCACCGAGCTCACCAAGGCGACGAAGAAGGCCGAGTACCGCACTGTTGCCAAGGCCCGCGCGAAGAGCCTCGCCGCACGCCTCGCTTCAGGCGACGGGCACAAGAACTACTGGAACGCCGACGGCGCCGGCCGCCCGTTCTTCCACCCCAGCAACGCCGGGCTCCCCGTCGTCAGCCTCCTGAACTACCTGAAGGTGGCCAGCAGCGCCGAGCGCACGACGCTGCTCGACGCGGTGCGCAAGTCCCTGGCCTTCGAGCTGGCCACCACCAAGGAAGTGGCCAACCCGTTCGGCTACGCCCGGCAGCTCGTGCAGCTGTCCGACGGCACCCGGTTCACCACCTTCTTCTACCCGCAGGACGTCTCGCCCTCCACCCAGGCGGGCGGCTGGTTCCAGGGTGAGAACGCGCGAATCGCCTCCCTCGCCGCTGCGGCGCGCCTGGCGGCCACCTTCTTCCCCGACGACGCGTTCGCCGTGCAGCTCCAGTCCTACGCCGACGACCAGCTCAACTGGATCTGCGGCTTGAACCCGTACGCGTCGTGCATGCTCAACGGGTCCGGGAGCAACAACCCGGCCTACTACGACGCGCTCGGCACCTGGCAGTTCCTGCCGCAGGCCGGTGGCATCAACAACGGTATATGCGGCAAGACGACTGAGGGCCTCGGCATCATGTACGAGCCCGGATACCGTGCGGACGGCTTCGAGAAGGACTGGGCCGAGGACTGGCGCCGGATGGAGCAGTGGCTTCCGCACTCCACCTGGTTCCTCTACGCGGCCGCGCTCGGCGGCGCCGCCTAA
- a CDS encoding M55 family metallopeptidase, translating into MIGVDVVAVVVAHGSLHGEPVHGLGSRAQRLTREGWQHMRVLISVDMEGVAGVVDPDDISPGQPEYERNRRLMTAEANAAVRGVLQFDRAAEVLVSDAHARYRNILPELLDRRCELLRGTPKPFGMLAGIDTGVDAVLFVGYHGKAGTPDSVLAHSVSGGVIGDIRCNGRSLGEIGLNVALAAHFGAVPVLVTGDGSVAREAGEVAPGIHAVTVKRALGARAASSLHPEEACDRIESTAVLALASRDEVSALRFDGPVELEVRVHRTRMAEQALLVPGMRFKDAADGCTLAYSAPDFPTAYNVIELIILLGML; encoded by the coding sequence ATGATCGGTGTGGATGTCGTGGCAGTGGTTGTGGCTCACGGTAGTCTGCACGGCGAGCCGGTCCATGGCCTCGGATCACGGGCTCAGCGGTTGACGAGGGAGGGGTGGCAGCATATGCGAGTTCTGATATCTGTCGACATGGAGGGCGTCGCCGGCGTGGTCGACCCGGACGACATCAGCCCCGGACAGCCGGAGTACGAGCGCAACCGCCGGCTGATGACGGCCGAGGCCAACGCCGCGGTGCGCGGGGTGCTGCAGTTCGACCGCGCCGCGGAGGTGCTGGTCAGCGACGCGCATGCGCGGTATCGCAATATTCTGCCGGAGCTCCTCGACCGGCGTTGCGAGCTGCTGCGCGGCACGCCGAAGCCGTTCGGAATGCTCGCCGGGATCGACACGGGCGTCGATGCGGTGCTGTTCGTCGGATATCACGGCAAGGCGGGCACGCCGGATTCCGTGCTGGCGCACTCCGTCTCCGGCGGAGTGATCGGGGATATTCGCTGCAATGGCCGCTCACTGGGCGAGATCGGCCTCAATGTGGCGCTGGCCGCGCATTTCGGAGCCGTGCCGGTCCTCGTCACCGGCGACGGGAGCGTCGCGCGGGAGGCGGGCGAAGTCGCCCCCGGGATCCACGCGGTGACGGTGAAGCGCGCTCTCGGCGCACGGGCCGCGTCCAGCCTGCACCCCGAAGAGGCCTGCGATCGGATCGAATCGACGGCGGTTCTGGCGCTGGCCTCGCGAGATGAAGTCTCCGCACTCCGCTTCGACGGGCCGGTCGAGCTGGAGGTGCGGGTGCACCGGACGCGGATGGCCGAGCAGGCGCTGCTCGTGCCGGGGATGCGGTTCAAGGACGCGGCGGACGGCTGCACGCTCGCCTACTCCGCACCCGACTTCCCTACGGCCTACAACGTGATCGAGCTCATCATCCTGCTCGGGATGCTTTAG
- a CDS encoding GntR family transcriptional regulator, whose product MSRADSPTAAVTTAARDGAAQARVAAGLRTAIQSGEFSPGARLVEADLMDLFGASRAGVRLALAELAADGLVERVQNKGARVRVVGVDEAVEIVECRMALEGLCAAKAAERAGAAEHAELRALLARMNAATEAGDALGASDLGHQLHRRIQEISGQHTALRTIERLRGQLVRHQFRLALRPGRARQSLAEHAAVVEAVASGDPAEAEAAMRAHLRQVARELGPGSSAR is encoded by the coding sequence ATGAGCCGCGCCGACTCCCCCACGGCCGCCGTGACCACGGCGGCGCGCGACGGCGCGGCCCAGGCCCGGGTCGCGGCGGGGCTGCGCACCGCGATCCAGTCCGGCGAGTTCTCACCGGGGGCGCGGCTGGTGGAGGCCGACCTGATGGACCTGTTCGGCGCCTCGCGGGCCGGGGTGCGCCTGGCCTTGGCCGAGCTCGCCGCCGACGGCCTGGTCGAGCGGGTGCAGAACAAGGGCGCGCGGGTGCGCGTCGTCGGGGTCGACGAGGCCGTGGAGATCGTCGAGTGCCGGATGGCGCTCGAGGGCCTGTGCGCGGCCAAGGCGGCCGAGCGGGCGGGCGCGGCCGAGCACGCCGAACTCAGGGCCCTGCTGGCCCGGATGAACGCGGCCACCGAGGCCGGGGACGCGCTGGGCGCCTCGGACCTTGGCCACCAGCTGCACCGGCGGATCCAGGAGATCTCCGGCCAGCACACGGCGCTGCGCACGATCGAGCGGCTGCGCGGGCAGCTCGTGCGCCATCAGTTCCGGCTGGCGCTGCGGCCGGGCCGGGCGCGGCAGTCGCTGGCCGAGCACGCCGCGGTGGTCGAGGCGGTGGCCTCGGGGGATCCGGCCGAGGCGGAGGCGGCGATGCGCGCGCACCTGCGCCAGGTGGCCCGCGAGCTCGGTCCGGGCTCGTCCGCGCGCTGA
- a CDS encoding GrpB family protein translates to MPTFEEITRHHEPDPDEDPWVQGPPPATVVEVVPYDEDWPTRFDAFAAGIRAALGVAALDVEHVGSTSVPGLAAKNVIDIVLTVPDPADEGGYVPHLERIGYALNIREPSFHQHRCLVWADPRANLHVFGPDCPETIRHRMFRDWLRAHPEDRDVYEQAKLRAIPGGGNVMDYNRRKQDVIRGIYDRMFRAAGMK, encoded by the coding sequence ATGCCGACGTTCGAGGAGATCACCCGTCACCACGAGCCGGATCCCGACGAGGATCCGTGGGTGCAGGGGCCGCCTCCGGCGACCGTGGTCGAAGTCGTGCCGTACGACGAGGACTGGCCGACCCGGTTCGACGCCTTCGCCGCCGGCATCCGGGCGGCCCTCGGGGTCGCAGCCCTGGACGTCGAGCACGTCGGGTCTACGTCGGTGCCCGGGCTTGCCGCCAAGAACGTCATCGACATCGTCCTGACCGTGCCCGATCCGGCGGATGAGGGCGGTTACGTCCCGCACCTGGAGCGGATCGGCTACGCGCTGAACATCCGGGAGCCGTCGTTCCACCAACACCGGTGCCTGGTCTGGGCGGACCCGAGGGCCAATCTGCACGTGTTCGGCCCGGACTGCCCGGAGACCATCAGGCATCGGATGTTCCGCGACTGGCTGCGGGCGCACCCAGAGGACCGCGACGTGTATGAGCAGGCGAAGCTGCGGGCGATTCCCGGCGGCGGCAACGTGATGGACTACAACCGGCGCAAGCAGGACGTGATCCGCGGCATTTACGACCGGATGTTCCGCGCGGCCGGGATGAAGTGA